A window from Zingiber officinale cultivar Zhangliang chromosome 7A, Zo_v1.1, whole genome shotgun sequence encodes these proteins:
- the LOC121999502 gene encoding uncharacterized protein LOC121999502: MKAPQNLKEAQKLVGRITALSRFISRSTDKAAPFFKVLRKASKFQWDEECTRAFEELKKYLETLPSLFKPITGEPLWVYLSATLEAVGAVLVKEQDNVQQPVYFFSYLLKGAESRYTALEKLVYGLVLMARRLRPYFMAHPITILTNSTLGKALTNVEVAGWLIKWALADFLTEIHQIGSEETWKVYVDGSAIRQGSAVGVLLISPQEDILQLAIQLNFRATNNEAEYEALLLVTQQVADNFEINSDKLQVYREVYKKMKEEFKEFTVSKIPRAENGRADELVKMANSLTTWVLDKSIAQTFLIAQIYLQNNMDEMIDWRAPMISYLQQGILLTDPEEARLIRKKAHAYTMIGNQLYKQAFSMPLLKCLSMEEAEHALREIYQGCCGSHAGGRTLALRVMLAGYFWPTLQKNAQ; this comes from the exons ATGAAAGCTCCTCAGAACTTGAAGGAGGCTCAGAAGTTGGTAGGCAGGATAACAGCCCTGTCTAGATTCATCTCCCGATCGACAGACAAagcggcgcccttcttcaaagtactCAGAAAAGCctccaaattccagtgggatgaagaatgcacgCGAGCTTTTGAAGAGTTAAAGAAGTATCTGGAGACCCTGCCTTCCTTGTTCAAGCCTATTACAGGAGAGCCACTCTGGGTCTACCTGTCAGCCACCCTTGAGGCCGTGGGGGCGGTGTTAGTgaaagagcaggacaatgtacaacaGCCGGTGTACTTTTTTAGTTAtttattgaagggggctgagtctagATACACAGCCCTGGAAAAGTTAGTCTATGGATTGGTGCTTATGGCTCGGCGTCTAAGACCTTATTTTATGGCACATCCCATCACAATCCTGACCAATAGCACCTTAGGTAAAGCCCTCACCAATGTAGAAGTTGCTGGCTGGCTTATCAAGTGG GCCTTGGCTGATTTCCTGACCGAGATTCATCAAATTGGTTCTGAAGAAAcatggaaagtatatgtggatggatcggcCATCCGACAGGGAAGTGCTGTTGGAGTTCTTCTAATATCTCCTCAAGAAGACATCTTACAGCTAGCTATACAGTTGAACTTCAGAGCCActaataacgaagcagagtatgaggcattATTG TTAGTAACCCAGCAGGTAGCCGACAACTTTGAAATCAATAGTGACAAGCTGCAAGTATATCGAGAAGTTTATAAGAAAATGAAAGAAGAATTTAAGGAGTTCACGGTAAGCAAGATTCCCAGAGCAGAGAATGGTCGAGCTGATGAGTTAGTTAAAATGGCCAATTCTCTGACAACGTGGGTATTAGATAAGTCAATAGCACAGACCTTCCTCATAGCTCAAATATACCTTCAAAACAACATGGACGAGATGATTGATTGGAGAGCACCAATGATTAGTTATCTACAGCAAGGTATTCTACTAACAGACCCAGAGGAAGCACGGCTGATCAGGAAAAAGGCCCATGCTTATACCATGATAGGAAATCAGTTATATAAGCAGGCATTTTCCATGCCTTTACTCAAGTGTCTAAGCATGGAAGAGGCGGAGCATGCTTTGCGGGAGATATATCAAGGGTGTTGCGGTAGTCATGCTGGAGGTCGAACGTTAGCTCTCAGGGTGATGCTAGCTggttatttctggcctaccttacAAAAGAATGCCCAGTAG